In Vibrio diazotrophicus, the following proteins share a genomic window:
- a CDS encoding GNAT family N-acetyltransferase has translation MDSDISILLEAPSAEEFITLRETANWKSPSLVHVTQSIQNSLFHVTIRTGKDLIAMARIVGDGVMYFYIQDVVVSPNHRQKGLGSILMQEIERYLEQNAPSNATVGLLAATGKESFYERYGYVIRPTEALGHGMCKFT, from the coding sequence ATGGACAGTGACATATCAATACTTCTTGAAGCACCTAGCGCTGAGGAATTCATAACGCTTAGAGAAACCGCGAACTGGAAAAGCCCTAGTCTAGTGCATGTTACTCAGAGCATTCAAAATAGCTTGTTCCACGTGACTATACGCACTGGAAAGGATCTTATAGCCATGGCTCGAATAGTTGGTGATGGAGTGATGTATTTCTACATCCAAGACGTTGTTGTCTCACCAAACCATAGACAAAAAGGTCTAGGTAGTATTTTGATGCAGGAGATAGAACGATATCTGGAACAAAATGCCCCCTCTAATGCTACTGTTGGACTGCTGGCTGCTACTGGTAAGGAAAGCTTCTATGAACGATATGGTTATGTTATTCGGCCTACGGAAGCTCTAGGGCACGGGATGTGTAAATTCACATAA
- a CDS encoding GFA family protein: MKYYGSCLCGSVSFEINGVIEQVIHCHCDMCKKSHGAAFASFGVVAQGAFQWIGQEAIGIFNSSPDTQRTFCKKCGSPLQWHKSGDSFGEGKISFSLGLLDTPFTPNEELNFFKEQKAKWYLAHE, translated from the coding sequence ATGAAATATTATGGAAGTTGTTTGTGTGGTTCCGTTTCTTTTGAAATTAACGGTGTAATTGAACAAGTAATACATTGCCATTGTGATATGTGCAAAAAATCACATGGAGCAGCGTTTGCATCATTTGGTGTTGTGGCTCAGGGTGCTTTCCAATGGATTGGACAAGAAGCCATAGGTATTTTTAATTCATCGCCTGATACTCAACGAACGTTTTGCAAGAAATGTGGCTCTCCTCTTCAGTGGCATAAATCTGGTGATAGTTTTGGTGAAGGTAAAATTTCGTTCAGTCTAGGATTACTTGATACACCGTTTACTCCAAACGAAGAGTTAAACTTCTTCAAGGAACAGAAGGCTAAATGGTATCTTGCCCATGAGTAA
- a CDS encoding formate dehydrogenase subunit gamma produces MRNLIVRAAGRVLPLLAALLCLAFPPAFAEEGGKAVNGKADVAQSEMSQLAGADYWRQVRQGVSGYTTSQSPEHGVLISKPGETWFILKEKWMSPAGAVAIFGSIALVILAYVIVGPIMLSKPRTGRKLNRWSRLDRALHWSMAFTFLTLAFSGLMLVYGKHFLKPYIPTDLWGYIVFAAKQYHNYVGPLFFVLLVFILLKWWRKSLFTKVDVQWAMKLGGMVGKHKGTHPSAGFSNAGEKAVYWLLIVFGAFAAVSGLFLDFPIFGQTRRDMEMSNLVHMFSALILICGFVFHIYIGLFGMEGALEGMVTGKVDETWAKEHHDLWYEEMKAKGEIEEADAVSNKTQSPPMGEPMHDKR; encoded by the coding sequence ATGCGAAATTTAATTGTTCGCGCTGCTGGTCGAGTGCTGCCTTTATTGGCAGCACTGCTGTGCTTGGCTTTTCCGCCTGCGTTCGCAGAAGAGGGTGGCAAAGCCGTAAATGGCAAGGCAGATGTTGCGCAGAGTGAGATGAGCCAACTTGCTGGTGCTGATTACTGGCGACAAGTCCGTCAAGGAGTGTCTGGATATACTACCTCTCAGTCTCCTGAGCATGGTGTTCTGATCAGTAAACCGGGCGAAACGTGGTTTATTTTGAAAGAGAAATGGATGTCTCCTGCGGGTGCTGTCGCGATTTTCGGCAGTATTGCTTTGGTTATTCTGGCGTATGTGATTGTTGGCCCAATCATGTTGAGCAAACCAAGAACGGGGAGAAAACTAAATCGCTGGTCGCGACTAGATAGGGCGCTGCATTGGTCAATGGCCTTTACTTTCCTGACGTTAGCATTCAGTGGTTTGATGCTGGTTTACGGTAAGCATTTTTTGAAACCTTACATCCCAACTGACTTATGGGGTTACATCGTTTTCGCCGCAAAACAGTATCACAACTATGTAGGGCCTCTGTTCTTTGTGCTGCTAGTGTTTATCCTGCTCAAGTGGTGGCGTAAATCGCTGTTCACTAAAGTGGATGTTCAATGGGCAATGAAACTGGGTGGAATGGTTGGTAAGCATAAAGGTACACATCCATCTGCTGGGTTCTCTAACGCTGGTGAAAAAGCGGTTTACTGGTTGTTGATTGTGTTTGGTGCTTTCGCCGCTGTGAGCGGTTTGTTCCTTGATTTCCCTATCTTTGGTCAAACTCGTCGCGACATGGAGATGTCTAACCTTGTCCACATGTTCTCGGCACTGATTTTAATCTGTGGTTTCGTGTTCCATATCTATATCGGCTTGTTTGGTATGGAAGGCGCATTAGAAGGCATGGTGACGGGCAAAGTCGATGAAACGTGGGCTAAAGAGCATCACGATTTATGGTATGAGGAAATGAAAGCCAAAGGAGAAATTGAAGAAGCGGATGCCGTTTCTAACAAGACTCAATCTCCACCGATGGGGGAGCCAATGCATGACAAGCGCTAA
- the fdh3B gene encoding formate dehydrogenase FDH3 subunit beta: MARMKFLCDTKRCIECNGCVTACKNENDDALEWGIQRRRVVTLNDGEPGENSISVACMHCTDAPCMAVCPADCFVHTEDGIVLHNKDLCIGCGYCLFACPFGAPQFPKQTAFGERGKMDKCTFCAGGPETEVGSEEERKKYGANRIAEGKLPMCASLCSTKALMAGDAETVSDIFRQRVVERGAKGAGWTNGEDLSYDATRS; this comes from the coding sequence ATGGCTAGAATGAAATTCCTATGTGACACCAAGCGCTGCATCGAATGCAACGGTTGTGTGACTGCATGTAAAAACGAAAACGACGACGCATTAGAGTGGGGTATCCAACGTAGACGCGTTGTAACACTCAATGATGGTGAGCCGGGTGAAAACTCGATCTCTGTTGCGTGTATGCACTGTACCGATGCGCCTTGTATGGCAGTTTGCCCAGCAGACTGTTTCGTACACACGGAAGACGGTATTGTTCTGCACAACAAAGATCTTTGTATCGGTTGTGGCTACTGCCTTTTCGCTTGCCCATTCGGTGCACCTCAATTTCCTAAGCAAACTGCATTTGGTGAGCGTGGAAAAATGGACAAATGTACTTTCTGTGCAGGTGGCCCTGAAACGGAAGTGGGCTCTGAAGAAGAACGTAAAAAATACGGTGCGAACCGCATTGCGGAAGGCAAACTTCCAATGTGTGCTTCACTGTGTTCAACCAAAGCGCTTATGGCGGGTGATGCAGAGACAGTTTCAGATATCTTCCGTCAACGTGTTGTTGAGCGTGGCGCAAAAGGTGCTGGCTGGACTAATGGTGAAGATCTTTCCTATGACGCAACAAGGAGCTAG